A window from Agrobacterium tumefaciens encodes these proteins:
- a CDS encoding ABC transporter ATP-binding protein, with translation MSGNALCRIDDLSVRYRAADAPALRKVSLTIRQGQRLAIIGESGSGKSTLGKAIAGLLPASAQVSGDISWSRDSGLFTGRPLPGRDIGTIFQDTGATLNPVLTIGEQVAEGAVRHLGLSWRQGRDLARDLLERVRLPHPSHLLSAYPHQLSGGQRQRVAIAAAIAARPSILIADEATSALDTVTQAAIATLLDDLVREEERTLVFITHDIGLASSLADDIAVLSAGELVEHGPARRVLSAPAHAYTRALLADYLDLSTPLLVSEAVP, from the coding sequence ATGAGCGGCAACGCCCTTTGCCGGATCGACGATCTCAGCGTCCGTTATAGAGCGGCCGACGCACCGGCGCTGCGCAAGGTTTCACTGACGATACGGCAGGGACAAAGGCTGGCGATCATCGGCGAAAGCGGCTCGGGCAAATCCACACTCGGCAAGGCAATCGCCGGGCTTCTGCCCGCAAGCGCGCAGGTTTCGGGCGATATTTCCTGGAGCCGCGACAGCGGTCTTTTCACCGGCAGACCGCTGCCGGGCCGCGATATCGGCACGATCTTTCAGGATACCGGCGCGACGCTGAACCCGGTTCTGACCATCGGCGAACAGGTGGCGGAAGGCGCCGTGCGGCATCTCGGTCTCTCCTGGCGGCAGGGGCGCGATCTTGCCCGCGATCTTCTGGAACGGGTGCGGCTGCCGCATCCCTCCCATCTGCTCTCCGCCTATCCGCACCAGCTTTCCGGCGGGCAGAGGCAACGTGTGGCGATTGCCGCCGCCATTGCAGCGCGCCCTTCGATCCTGATTGCCGACGAGGCGACGAGCGCGCTCGACACGGTAACCCAGGCGGCCATCGCCACCCTTCTCGACGATCTCGTGCGCGAGGAAGAAAGAACGCTTGTGTTCATCACCCATGATATCGGCCTTGCCTCAAGCCTTGCCGACGACATCGCTGTTTTAAGCGCCGGCGAGCTGGTGGAACACGGCCCGGCGCGGCGGGTGCTTTCCGCGCCCGCGCATGCCTATACCCGGGCGCTGCTTGCCGATTATCTCGATCTTTCGACCCCGCTGCTCGTCAGCGAGGCCGTGCCATGA
- a CDS encoding ABC transporter ATP-binding protein, with amino-acid sequence MNETLLSVDGLSKTYRTGARTVAALSDISFSLKRGETLGLAGPSGCGKSTLARILMRLIPADEGTVRFENRNWLSLGGSALRTARQQMQMVFQDTHGAFNPRATVEDAISEPLRIHRIVQRRERPAEIRRLLERVGLPGAYAGRSVFELSGGQRQRVAIARAIALKPSLLIMDEAVSALDVSVRRQILELLVEIQQETAISCIFVSHDLAVIRAVCHRVAIMEAGRIVEIGGTEAIISAPQSSIARSLIDAAPRLTTTMQG; translated from the coding sequence ATGAATGAAACCCTTCTGAGCGTGGACGGCCTTTCCAAGACCTACCGCACCGGCGCAAGAACGGTGGCGGCGCTTTCCGATATCTCGTTTTCGCTCAAGCGCGGCGAGACGCTGGGCCTTGCCGGCCCCTCCGGCTGCGGGAAATCGACACTGGCGCGCATCCTCATGCGGCTGATCCCCGCCGACGAAGGCACGGTCCGTTTCGAAAACCGCAACTGGCTCTCGCTTGGCGGCAGTGCATTGCGCACCGCCCGGCAGCAGATGCAGATGGTGTTTCAGGATACGCATGGCGCCTTCAACCCACGCGCCACCGTCGAGGATGCCATAAGCGAGCCGCTGCGCATTCACCGCATCGTTCAGAGACGCGAGCGCCCGGCGGAAATACGCCGCCTTCTCGAGCGTGTCGGCCTGCCCGGTGCCTATGCCGGTCGCTCCGTCTTCGAACTTTCGGGCGGGCAGAGGCAGCGTGTGGCGATTGCCCGCGCCATTGCGCTCAAGCCGTCGCTTCTCATTATGGACGAAGCGGTTTCGGCGCTCGATGTTTCGGTTCGCCGGCAGATTCTCGAACTACTGGTGGAAATCCAGCAGGAAACGGCGATTTCCTGTATTTTCGTTTCCCACGATCTCGCGGTCATCCGCGCCGTCTGCCACCGTGTCGCCATCATGGAGGCGGGGCGGATCGTCGAAATCGGCGGGACCGAAGCTATCATTTCCGCCCCGCAATCCTCGATCGCCAGAAGCCTGATCGACGCCGCACCGCGGCTCACCACCACCATGCAAGGATAA
- a CDS encoding pyridoxal-phosphate-dependent aminotransferase family protein translates to MPAPDYALLLDPPAFPAERYAVLADRLAALMGTKNDVLLIQAEAVLALEAAATSLARPGLKALNIVTSPYGAWFGGWLERGGATVRNLTASPAKPVTLAEVERALDEGPGFDLLAIVHAESASGILNPLPAIAALAKDRGVVTLVDAVASIGGHAFDVDRLGIDIAVIGPQKALAGPAGISAISISPKAWELLSHDKAPTNSVLSVLDQKKLWVDAGRGALPGTPAPLEFYALEAALDRIEAEGLDAANARHERAAAATRHGIRELGIANWVEDAHASALVSTAILPDTVEAGAFHAAVSRQHGADISAGVGPGTERLIRLNHTGRRAHPEAVKANIAAVANALKTLGHAANTDSALEAAAKSYSEAASKDV, encoded by the coding sequence ATGCCCGCCCCGGATTACGCATTGCTTCTCGACCCGCCCGCCTTCCCCGCCGAGCGTTACGCCGTGCTGGCCGATCGGCTGGCCGCCCTGATGGGCACGAAAAACGATGTGCTGCTGATACAGGCCGAGGCTGTACTCGCGCTCGAGGCGGCGGCCACCAGCCTCGCGCGGCCGGGGCTGAAGGCGCTTAACATCGTCACCAGCCCCTATGGCGCATGGTTCGGCGGCTGGCTGGAGAGGGGCGGCGCGACGGTACGCAACCTGACGGCCAGCCCGGCAAAGCCGGTGACGCTCGCCGAGGTGGAACGGGCGCTGGATGAAGGGCCGGGGTTCGATCTTCTCGCTATCGTGCATGCGGAATCGGCAAGCGGCATTCTCAACCCCCTGCCCGCCATTGCCGCGCTCGCGAAAGACAGAGGCGTCGTCACGCTGGTTGATGCCGTGGCCTCGATTGGCGGCCACGCCTTTGACGTTGACCGGCTTGGCATCGATATCGCCGTCATCGGCCCGCAGAAAGCGCTGGCCGGCCCGGCCGGCATATCGGCCATTTCGATCAGCCCAAAAGCGTGGGAACTTCTTTCGCACGACAAGGCGCCCACCAATTCCGTGCTTTCGGTTCTCGACCAGAAGAAGCTCTGGGTGGATGCGGGCCGCGGCGCGTTGCCCGGAACGCCGGCACCTCTGGAATTTTATGCGCTGGAGGCGGCGCTCGACAGGATCGAGGCGGAGGGGCTGGATGCCGCCAACGCGCGCCACGAGCGGGCAGCAGCGGCCACCCGTCATGGCATCAGGGAGCTCGGGATCGCCAACTGGGTGGAAGACGCGCACGCGTCAGCCCTCGTTTCCACGGCGATCCTGCCGGATACCGTCGAAGCCGGAGCGTTTCACGCCGCTGTATCCAGACAGCATGGCGCGGATATTTCCGCCGGCGTCGGCCCCGGCACGGAGCGGCTGATAAGGCTCAACCACACCGGCCGGCGCGCGCATCCGGAGGCGGTGAAAGCCAATATCGCCGCCGTCGCAAACGCCCTGAAGACCCTCGGCCATGCCGCAAATACCGATTCCGCGCTGGAAGCGGCCGCAAAGAGCTATTCCGAAGCCGCTTCGAAAGACGTTTGA
- a CDS encoding helix-turn-helix domain-containing protein — translation MLLLRRLLRARDHMDAAPHEAWPVSRLAKVSGASQAHFARSFRDAFGIPPHRYLLTRRVERAVALLRDTDLPVIDIALQTGWNSIGTFGRVFRDVTGENPREVRRQMRLSPADLEQVPHCFVSAAHRPHLTIAVSEKRRQAKGGRHGE, via the coding sequence TTGTTGCTCCTGCGCCGCCTGCTGCGCGCCAGGGATCATATGGACGCGGCACCGCATGAGGCATGGCCCGTTTCACGCCTTGCAAAAGTCAGCGGCGCCTCGCAGGCGCATTTCGCAAGATCGTTTCGCGATGCCTTCGGCATACCCCCTCACCGCTATCTGCTGACCCGCCGGGTGGAGCGCGCCGTGGCGCTTTTGCGCGACACCGATCTTCCAGTCATCGACATCGCCTTGCAGACCGGCTGGAACAGCATCGGCACATTTGGCCGCGTTTTCCGCGATGTAACCGGGGAGAACCCTAGAGAAGTGCGGCGACAAATGCGGCTTTCCCCTGCCGATCTCGAACAGGTTCCCCATTGCTTCGTCAGCGCCGCCCACCGCCCCCATCTCACAATCGCAGTTTCGGAGAAGCGCCGACAGGCGAAAGGCGGTAGGCACGGTGAGTGA
- a CDS encoding VOC family protein yields MKNGVQVVGLYVHDQDEALQFYVEKLGFRVHTDARNGDYRWLTVQHPDQPDFQLGLFRPQAPTVDEATAQDLNEAVAKGAMPPLVLVVEDCQKAFDAMHKRGVEFTQEPIARYGSVDASFRDPSGNGWKLVQAR; encoded by the coding sequence ATGAAAAATGGTGTTCAAGTCGTCGGGCTTTACGTTCATGACCAGGACGAGGCGCTGCAATTTTATGTCGAAAAACTTGGATTTCGTGTGCATACGGACGCACGCAACGGCGATTATCGCTGGCTGACCGTGCAGCATCCGGACCAGCCGGATTTCCAGCTCGGCCTGTTTCGGCCGCAGGCCCCGACCGTTGACGAGGCGACGGCGCAGGATCTGAACGAAGCCGTGGCCAAGGGCGCCATGCCGCCTTTGGTTCTGGTGGTCGAGGATTGTCAGAAGGCCTTTGACGCCATGCACAAACGCGGTGTCGAATTCACCCAGGAACCAATCGCCCGCTATGGATCAGTGGATGCGAGTTTCCGCGACCCTTCCGGCAATGGCTGGAAGCTCGTTCAGGCCCGTTGA
- a CDS encoding IlvD/Edd family dehydratase, which translates to MTTSDNLPATQGKLRSRAWFDNPANADMTALYLERYMNFGLSQAELQSDRPIIGIAQTGSDLSPCNRHHLELANRLREGIREAGGIAIEFPVHPIQETGKRPTAGLDRNLAYLGLVEVLYGYPLDGVVLTIGCDKTTPACLMAAATVNIPAIALSVGPMLNGWFRGERTGSGTIVWKARELLAKGEIDYQGFVKLVASSAPSTGYCNTMGTATTMNSLAEALGMQLPGSAAIPAPYRDRQEVSYLTGLRIVEMVKEDLKPSDIMTKDAFINAIRVNSAIGGSTNAPIHLNGLARHVGVELTVDDWQTYGEDVPLLVNLQPAGEYLGEDYYHAGGVPAVVNQLMTQGLIMEDAMTVNGKTIGDNCRGAIIEDEKVIRPYEQPLKERAGFRVLRGNLFSSAIMKTSVISEEFRGRYLSNPNDPEAFEGRAVVFDGPEDYHHRIDDPSLNIDANTILFMRGAGPIGYPGAAEVVNMRAPDYLLKQGVSSLPCIGDGRQSGTSGSPSILNASPEAAAGGGLSILQTGDRVRIDVGRGKADILISGEELAKRYETLHAEGGYKFPDHQTPWQEIQRGIVSQMETGAVLEPAVKYQRIAQTKGLPRDNH; encoded by the coding sequence ATGACGACATCTGATAATCTTCCTGCAACTCAGGGCAAGCTCCGCTCGCGTGCCTGGTTCGACAACCCTGCCAATGCGGACATGACCGCGCTTTATCTCGAGCGTTACATGAATTTCGGTCTCAGCCAGGCCGAGCTTCAGTCTGACCGCCCGATCATCGGTATCGCGCAGACCGGTTCGGACCTTTCGCCCTGCAACCGTCACCATCTGGAACTCGCTAACCGTCTGCGCGAAGGCATCCGCGAAGCGGGCGGCATCGCGATTGAATTCCCGGTGCATCCGATCCAGGAAACCGGCAAGCGTCCGACCGCCGGTCTCGACCGTAACCTGGCTTACCTCGGCCTCGTGGAAGTGCTTTATGGCTATCCGCTCGACGGCGTCGTTCTGACCATCGGTTGCGACAAGACCACGCCTGCCTGTCTTATGGCGGCGGCCACCGTCAATATTCCGGCCATCGCCCTTTCCGTCGGCCCCATGCTGAACGGCTGGTTCCGTGGTGAGCGCACCGGCTCCGGCACCATCGTCTGGAAGGCCCGCGAACTGCTGGCGAAGGGCGAGATCGATTATCAGGGCTTCGTCAAGCTCGTTGCCTCGTCTGCCCCGTCCACCGGCTATTGCAACACCATGGGCACGGCAACGACCATGAACTCGCTGGCCGAAGCGCTCGGCATGCAGCTTCCCGGCTCCGCCGCCATCCCGGCCCCTTACCGTGACCGCCAGGAAGTCTCCTATCTCACCGGGCTGCGCATCGTCGAAATGGTCAAGGAAGACCTGAAGCCTTCCGATATCATGACCAAGGATGCTTTCATCAACGCCATCCGCGTCAATTCCGCCATCGGCGGCTCCACCAATGCGCCGATCCATCTGAACGGGCTTGCCCGCCATGTCGGCGTCGAGCTGACCGTGGATGACTGGCAGACCTATGGCGAAGACGTGCCGCTGCTCGTCAACCTGCAGCCAGCAGGTGAATATCTCGGCGAGGATTATTACCATGCCGGCGGCGTTCCCGCTGTCGTCAACCAGCTGATGACCCAGGGATTGATCATGGAGGACGCCATGACGGTCAACGGCAAAACCATCGGCGACAATTGCCGTGGCGCGATCATCGAGGACGAGAAGGTCATCCGCCCCTATGAGCAGCCGCTCAAGGAGCGTGCCGGTTTCCGCGTGCTGCGCGGCAACCTGTTCTCCTCGGCCATCATGAAGACAAGCGTGATCTCGGAAGAGTTCCGCGGCCGTTACCTCTCCAACCCGAACGATCCGGAAGCCTTCGAAGGCCGCGCCGTGGTGTTCGATGGTCCGGAGGACTACCATCACCGCATCGACGATCCGTCACTGAATATTGACGCCAACACTATTCTGTTCATGCGCGGCGCCGGTCCGATCGGTTATCCGGGTGCGGCGGAAGTGGTGAACATGCGCGCGCCGGATTATCTTCTGAAGCAAGGCGTCAGTTCGCTGCCCTGCATCGGTGACGGCCGCCAGTCCGGCACGTCGGGCAGCCCGTCCATCCTCAATGCTTCTCCGGAAGCGGCGGCCGGTGGCGGTCTGTCGATCCTGCAGACGGGTGACCGCGTCCGCATCGATGTGGGCCGCGGCAAGGCCGATATCCTGATATCCGGTGAAGAACTGGCGAAGCGTTACGAGACGCTGCATGCGGAGGGTGGTTACAAGTTCCCCGACCACCAGACGCCATGGCAGGAAATCCAGCGCGGCATCGTCAGCCAGATGGAAACCGGCGCGGTTCTGGAACCGGCCGTGAAGTATCAGCGCATCGCCCAGACAAAGGGCCTGCCGCGCGATAATCACTAA
- the ytfQ gene encoding galactofuranose ABC transporter, galactofuranose-binding protein YtfQ: MRKALATVTVAVSLCLASSVSAKSLTVGFSQIGSESGWRAAETTVTKQQAEKRGVTLKFADAQQKQENQIKAVRGFIAQGVDAILIAPVVATGWDAVLKEAKEEKIPVILLDRQIEAPDDLYLTAVTSDQVHEGKVAGDWLVKDVGSKDCKVVELQGTTGSSPAINRKKGFEEAIASHKNIKIARSQTGDFTRTKGKEVMESFIKAEGGGKDICAVYAHNDDMAVGAIQAIKEAGLKPGTDIKVVSIDAVPDIFKAMAAGEANATVELTPDMAGPAFDALEAYLKDKKAPAKWIQTESKLYTASDDPMKVYEAKKGLGY; encoded by the coding sequence ATGAGAAAAGCTCTCGCGACAGTCACTGTCGCCGTTTCGCTGTGCCTTGCATCCAGTGTTTCCGCAAAATCGCTCACCGTCGGCTTCTCGCAGATCGGTTCGGAATCCGGCTGGCGTGCGGCTGAAACCACTGTCACCAAGCAGCAGGCCGAAAAACGCGGCGTCACGCTGAAATTCGCCGACGCTCAGCAGAAGCAGGAAAACCAGATCAAGGCCGTTCGCGGCTTCATCGCGCAGGGCGTCGATGCGATCCTGATCGCACCTGTCGTCGCAACCGGCTGGGACGCCGTGCTGAAGGAAGCAAAGGAAGAAAAAATCCCCGTCATCCTGCTCGATCGCCAGATCGAAGCGCCTGACGATCTTTATCTGACCGCGGTCACCTCGGACCAAGTTCACGAAGGCAAGGTTGCCGGCGACTGGCTGGTCAAGGATGTCGGTTCGAAGGACTGCAAGGTCGTCGAACTTCAGGGCACCACCGGCTCTTCCCCTGCCATCAACCGCAAGAAGGGCTTCGAAGAAGCCATTGCTTCGCACAAAAACATCAAGATCGCACGCTCGCAGACGGGTGACTTCACCCGTACCAAGGGCAAGGAAGTGATGGAAAGCTTCATCAAGGCTGAAGGCGGCGGCAAGGATATCTGTGCCGTCTACGCCCATAATGACGACATGGCCGTCGGCGCAATCCAGGCCATCAAGGAAGCAGGTCTGAAGCCCGGAACCGACATCAAGGTCGTCTCCATCGATGCCGTTCCTGATATCTTCAAGGCCATGGCGGCCGGTGAAGCCAACGCCACGGTGGAACTGACGCCCGACATGGCGGGCCCCGCTTTCGACGCGCTTGAAGCCTATCTGAAAGACAAGAAGGCGCCGGCAAAGTGGATTCAGACCGAATCCAAGCTCTACACGGCGTCGGATGACCCGATGAAGGTCTACGAGGCGAAGAAGGGCCTGGGCTACTAA
- a CDS encoding sugar ABC transporter ATP-binding protein, translating to MSETAPLLEARAIGKSFLGITALDGVDFSLGRGEIHALLGENGAGKSTLIKILTGVYHRDSGSIFLDGSEISPANVGEAQALGIGTVYQEVNLLENLTVAENLFLGRQPHRFGMIDRASMQKQSRALLSQYGLSIDVNALLSSYSVAIRQIIAIARAVDLSGKVLVLDEPTASLDAHEVEMLFGVLRNLRARGIGIIIITHFLNQVYDIADRVTVLRNGRLVGTRDIGSLPRSELIAMMLGRELQHITHEHQAADDTVVDGEPPIRFEGYGKRGSIAPFDLGIRPGEIVGVAGLLGSGRTETAFLLFGVDKPDTGKATIDGKTVAISSPEAAITAGFGFCPEERKTDGIIGDFSVTDNIALALQARQGWARPLSRRQKAELAESFIKSLDIRPADPNRPIKFLSGGNQQKAILARWLATHPRLLILDEPTRGIDIGAHAEILKMIEKLCTEGMSLVVISSELEELTAVAHRVVVLSDRRHVSELKGGEVTADNIMRAIADAAKTEAA from the coding sequence ATGTCCGAAACGGCACCACTTCTGGAAGCACGCGCCATCGGTAAATCCTTTCTGGGGATCACGGCGCTGGACGGCGTTGATTTTTCGCTCGGACGCGGTGAAATCCATGCGCTTCTCGGCGAAAACGGTGCGGGCAAATCAACCCTCATCAAAATCCTGACCGGCGTGTACCACCGCGACAGCGGCTCGATCTTTCTCGACGGAAGCGAGATCTCGCCCGCCAATGTCGGCGAGGCACAGGCACTCGGCATCGGCACCGTTTATCAGGAAGTGAACCTTCTCGAAAATCTCACGGTTGCGGAAAATCTGTTTCTTGGCCGCCAGCCGCACCGCTTCGGCATGATCGACCGGGCGTCGATGCAGAAGCAATCCCGGGCGCTACTTTCCCAATACGGGCTTTCCATCGACGTCAACGCCCTGCTTTCCAGCTATTCCGTCGCCATCCGCCAGATCATTGCCATTGCCCGCGCCGTCGATCTTTCCGGCAAAGTGCTGGTGCTGGACGAGCCGACCGCCAGCCTCGATGCCCATGAGGTCGAGATGTTGTTCGGAGTGCTGAGAAACCTGCGCGCGCGCGGCATCGGCATCATCATCATCACGCATTTCCTCAATCAGGTCTATGATATCGCCGACCGCGTGACGGTTCTGCGCAACGGCCGCCTCGTCGGCACGCGCGATATCGGCAGCCTGCCCAGATCCGAACTCATCGCGATGATGCTGGGCCGAGAACTTCAGCACATCACCCACGAGCATCAGGCGGCGGACGATACGGTTGTCGATGGCGAACCGCCGATCCGTTTTGAAGGTTATGGCAAGCGCGGCAGCATCGCGCCGTTCGATCTCGGCATTCGCCCCGGTGAGATCGTTGGCGTTGCCGGTCTTCTCGGCTCCGGCCGTACCGAAACGGCTTTCCTGCTGTTCGGCGTCGACAAGCCCGACACCGGCAAGGCCACGATCGACGGAAAGACGGTGGCGATTTCCTCACCTGAAGCCGCCATCACCGCCGGCTTCGGCTTCTGCCCGGAAGAACGCAAGACTGATGGTATCATCGGCGATTTTTCGGTGACCGACAATATTGCGCTGGCGCTTCAGGCCCGTCAGGGTTGGGCGCGGCCGCTTTCACGCCGGCAGAAGGCGGAGCTTGCCGAAAGCTTCATCAAATCGCTCGATATCCGCCCGGCCGATCCCAACCGGCCGATAAAATTCCTGTCCGGCGGCAACCAGCAGAAGGCCATTCTGGCACGCTGGCTCGCCACCCATCCCCGGCTTCTGATCCTCGATGAACCGACCCGCGGCATCGATATCGGCGCACATGCAGAAATTCTCAAAATGATCGAAAAACTCTGTACCGAGGGCATGTCGCTCGTGGTCATCTCCTCCGAACTGGAAGAGCTTACCGCCGTTGCCCATCGCGTCGTCGTGCTGTCCGACCGCCGCCACGTCAGCGAATTAAAGGGGGGCGAAGTCACCGCCGACAACATCATGCGGGCGATCGCCGATGCGGCGAAAACGGAGGCGGCATGA
- a CDS encoding ABC transporter permease: MVALTRRPKRLAPQLAALFIILAAITIISPGFLNVSLQNGRLYGSLIDILVRAAPVALLTIGMTLVIATKGIDLSIGAVIAICGAVAATLISNGHSIPTVLAVSLAVGIACGLWNGVLVALLDIQPIIATLILMVAGRGIAQLITEGVILTFNDDSFSAIGSGSFAGVPLPVIIWVAAALVIGILVRKSALGFLIEATGINRRAAALAGVRARFLLFFVYAVSGLCAAIAGMIVTADIRGADANNAGLWLELDAILAVVIGGTSLNGGRFSITASLIGALIIQTINTGILVSGFPPEFNLIIKAGIIMVVLTLQSPAIMAVLGFVRTPKPHAKPAAANGMTKEGTAR, from the coding sequence ATGGTGGCCCTGACACGACGCCCGAAGAGACTTGCACCCCAGCTCGCCGCCCTCTTCATCATTCTGGCAGCGATTACAATCATTTCGCCTGGTTTTCTGAATGTCTCGCTTCAGAATGGCAGGCTCTACGGCAGTTTGATCGATATTCTCGTGCGCGCCGCTCCCGTCGCACTTTTGACCATCGGCATGACATTGGTGATCGCGACCAAGGGTATCGATCTGTCGATCGGCGCGGTGATCGCCATTTGCGGTGCCGTTGCCGCCACGCTCATCAGCAACGGCCATTCCATTCCCACTGTCCTTGCCGTCTCGCTTGCTGTCGGCATTGCCTGCGGCCTGTGGAACGGGGTGCTGGTCGCCCTTCTCGACATCCAGCCGATCATCGCCACGCTGATCCTGATGGTGGCCGGACGCGGTATCGCCCAGCTCATCACCGAAGGTGTCATTCTCACCTTCAACGATGACAGCTTCTCCGCCATCGGCTCCGGTTCCTTTGCGGGCGTTCCCCTGCCCGTCATCATCTGGGTAGCAGCGGCTCTGGTGATCGGCATTCTGGTGCGCAAAAGTGCGCTCGGTTTCCTGATCGAAGCGACCGGCATCAATCGCCGTGCCGCGGCACTTGCCGGGGTTCGGGCACGCTTCCTGCTGTTTTTTGTCTATGCCGTTTCCGGCCTCTGTGCGGCGATTGCCGGCATGATCGTCACTGCGGATATTCGTGGCGCGGATGCCAATAATGCCGGGCTGTGGCTGGAACTCGACGCCATCCTGGCGGTGGTGATCGGCGGCACATCGCTGAATGGCGGCCGCTTCTCCATCACCGCATCGCTGATCGGCGCGCTGATCATCCAGACCATCAATACCGGCATTCTGGTTTCCGGTTTCCCACCGGAATTCAACCTCATCATCAAGGCGGGCATCATCATGGTGGTGCTGACATTGCAATCGCCGGCGATCATGGCGGTTCTGGGCTTCGTCAGAACGCCCAAGCCGCACGCAAAACCGGCCGCTGCCAACGGAATGACCAAGGAAGGTACAGCGCGATGA
- the yjfF gene encoding galactofuranose ABC transporter, permease protein YjfF encodes MIHSRNLPFLTTLTIFLIAYLLCVLQYPAILSTRVIGNLLTDNAFLGIAAVGMTFVILSGGIDLSIGSVIAFTSVFVAVMVGTYNIHPLLAFAIVLVVSTLFGCLMGAMIRFLSIPPFVVTLAGMFLARGAAYLISTQSVPISHPFIDEIQGFYFRFPGGGRLTALAILMLIVFAAGMLIASRTRFGANIYALGGNPQSAELMGVPIGATTIGIYALSGFLSGLAGIVYTLYTSSGYSLATVGVELDAIAAVVIGGTLLTGGTGLVAGTFIGLLIQGLIQTYIVFDGTLSSWWTKIVIGVLLFVFIVLQRAIIWYSNRRLAGPHPA; translated from the coding sequence ATGATCCATAGCCGCAATCTTCCCTTTCTCACCACACTGACGATTTTCCTCATCGCCTATCTTCTGTGCGTGCTGCAATATCCGGCGATCCTGTCGACACGGGTGATCGGCAATCTTCTGACCGACAATGCGTTTCTCGGCATCGCTGCCGTTGGCATGACCTTCGTGATCCTGTCGGGCGGCATCGATCTGTCCATCGGCTCGGTGATCGCCTTCACCAGCGTTTTCGTCGCCGTGATGGTCGGCACCTATAATATTCATCCTCTTCTGGCCTTCGCCATCGTGCTCGTGGTGTCCACGCTGTTCGGTTGCCTGATGGGGGCGATGATACGTTTCCTGTCCATACCGCCTTTCGTGGTCACGCTGGCGGGCATGTTTCTGGCGCGCGGTGCAGCCTATCTGATCTCCACGCAATCGGTGCCGATTTCGCACCCCTTCATCGACGAGATCCAGGGCTTCTATTTCCGCTTTCCGGGCGGTGGCAGGTTGACGGCGCTCGCCATACTGATGCTCATCGTTTTTGCCGCCGGCATGTTGATTGCCAGCCGCACACGCTTCGGCGCCAACATCTATGCGCTTGGCGGCAACCCGCAATCGGCCGAACTGATGGGCGTGCCGATCGGGGCGACGACGATCGGCATCTATGCGCTTTCCGGTTTCCTCTCCGGCCTAGCCGGCATCGTCTACACGCTCTATACCTCGTCAGGGTATTCGCTGGCGACTGTTGGCGTGGAGCTGGATGCCATCGCCGCAGTCGTCATCGGCGGCACGCTGCTGACAGGCGGCACGGGACTGGTGGCAGGAACCTTCATCGGCCTGCTGATCCAGGGGCTGATCCAGACCTACATCGTTTTTGACGGAACCTTGTCCTCCTGGTGGACGAAAATCGTCATTGGCGTGCTGCTTTTCGTCTTCATCGTGTTGCAGCGCGCAATCATCTGGTATTCAAACAGGAGACTGGCCGGACCACATCCGGCATAA
- a CDS encoding FadR/GntR family transcriptional regulator translates to MGLLETTISGRKRRNSHAHVVSELGSAIVSGRIAEGSLLPNDAELSMRFGVSRTVLRETMKTLAAKRLVEPKAKVGTRVLDRSSWNFFDPDVLGWRCEAGIDQEFVKHLAEIRLALEPAAAAAAALQASNDDIVSLYVIAAKFDNPKHTPETIAKVDLEFHLAVAHMSGNPFMRSASGLIEAALAISFQLSSPAASPGTIAEIASNHLRIVHAIAARDADAAVKAMRHVIEVGKDRTQNAIKTV, encoded by the coding sequence TTGGGGCTGCTCGAAACGACGATAAGCGGACGAAAACGCCGGAACAGCCACGCCCATGTGGTCTCCGAACTCGGCAGCGCCATCGTCTCGGGCAGGATTGCGGAAGGTTCACTGCTGCCCAATGATGCCGAACTCTCCATGCGTTTCGGCGTTTCGCGCACAGTTTTGCGCGAAACCATGAAGACACTGGCGGCCAAGCGGCTGGTGGAACCAAAGGCCAAGGTCGGCACCCGCGTTCTTGATCGTTCAAGCTGGAACTTCTTCGATCCCGACGTGCTGGGCTGGCGCTGCGAAGCCGGCATCGACCAGGAATTCGTCAAGCATCTGGCGGAAATCCGCCTCGCGCTGGAGCCGGCAGCGGCAGCTGCGGCGGCCCTGCAGGCCTCCAATGACGATATCGTGTCGCTCTATGTCATCGCCGCCAAATTCGACAATCCGAAACATACGCCGGAAACCATCGCCAAGGTCGATCTCGAATTTCACCTGGCCGTGGCGCATATGTCCGGCAATCCCTTCATGCGCTCGGCAAGCGGGCTGATTGAAGCGGCCCTTGCGATTTCCTTCCAGCTTTCCTCGCCCGCCGCCTCGCCCGGCACCATCGCCGAGATCGCCTCCAACCATCTGCGCATCGTGCATGCGATTGCCGCGCGCGATGCGGATGCGGCGGTGAAAGCGATGCGGCATGTGATCGAGGTGGGCAAGGACCGGACGCAGAACGCAATCAAGACGGTTTGA